In Niallia sp. FSL W8-0635, one genomic interval encodes:
- a CDS encoding family 78 glycoside hydrolase catalytic domain yields MQIQTVLIENQSCPLGIDCEQPAFSWSFTESKDRGNFQTAYRIIVSDKEQSLEEDLGTIWDSGIVKSRRNINVLFQGETLESRKRYFCKIQAWDQNKKMMESQITWWEMGLLQQSDWSAEWISKHITEDGNELQPIPLFRYEFNIEKQIKQARIYISGLGHYELRLNGSKVENRVLEPGWTNYNKTCLYSVYDVTNYLSVSTNAIGVILGNGFYNVTGGRYVKYKGSFGEPTFIAQLEIQYEDDTKSVITSNTDWLSSLGPTTFSCIYGGEDYDARLEQLGWDTANFSVNSLWQPALKAISPKGKLRAQKTPPLKIMKTFSPIEIKKIKSSVYVADLGQNFSGWIRLKVKGLRGMTVKLTPAELVNILRLVGKVIDG; encoded by the coding sequence GTGCAAATACAGACAGTTTTAATTGAAAATCAATCTTGTCCATTAGGAATAGACTGTGAACAGCCTGCTTTCTCTTGGTCCTTTACAGAATCAAAGGACCGTGGAAACTTTCAAACCGCATACCGCATCATTGTTTCAGACAAAGAACAATCATTAGAAGAAGATTTGGGTACCATTTGGGACAGCGGTATCGTAAAAAGTAGAAGAAATATTAATGTACTGTTTCAAGGGGAAACACTTGAATCTCGCAAACGATATTTTTGTAAAATACAAGCCTGGGACCAAAACAAAAAAATGATGGAAAGCCAAATTACTTGGTGGGAGATGGGATTATTACAACAAAGCGATTGGTCAGCTGAATGGATTTCAAAACACATTACAGAGGACGGTAATGAGCTTCAGCCTATCCCTCTATTTAGGTACGAATTTAACATTGAAAAGCAAATAAAACAGGCAAGAATTTATATTTCTGGTCTCGGTCACTATGAATTGCGACTAAATGGCTCCAAAGTTGAAAATAGAGTTTTAGAGCCAGGCTGGACTAATTATAATAAAACATGCCTTTATTCTGTTTACGATGTAACTAACTATTTATCGGTTTCTACTAATGCTATTGGTGTTATTCTTGGTAACGGATTCTATAATGTTACTGGTGGAAGATATGTAAAATACAAAGGATCCTTCGGTGAGCCAACTTTTATTGCACAATTGGAGATTCAATATGAAGACGATACAAAATCCGTTATTACCAGTAATACCGATTGGCTATCTTCTCTCGGTCCTACTACTTTTTCCTGTATTTATGGAGGAGAAGACTATGATGCACGTTTAGAGCAGCTTGGTTGGGATACCGCTAATTTCTCTGTAAATAGTCTTTGGCAACCAGCTTTGAAGGCGATATCTCCAAAGGGGAAATTAAGAGCGCAGAAAACGCCGCCATTAAAAATAATGAAAACGTTTAGCCCAATTGAAATAAAAAAAATAAAATCAAGTGTTTATGTAGCTGACTTGGGACAAAATTTTTCTGGTTGGATAAGGTTAAAGGTTAAAGGCTTGCGGGGTATGACTGTAAAACTGACACCAGCTGAATTAGTAAACATACTAAGATTAGTGGGTAAGGTCATCGACGGATGA